In Microtus ochrogaster isolate Prairie Vole_2 chromosome 4, MicOch1.0, whole genome shotgun sequence, one genomic interval encodes:
- the St6galnac6 gene encoding alpha-N-acetylgalactosaminide alpha-2,6-sialyltransferase 6 isoform X1, with protein MACSRPPSQCDPTTLPPGPPAGRWPLPLSRRRREMSSNKEQRSAVFVVLFALITILILYSSNSANEVFHYGSLRGRMRRPVNLKKWSFSNAYFPILGNKTLPSRCNQCVIVTSSSHLLGTKLGPEIERAECTIRMNDAPTTGYSADVGNKTTFRIVAHSSVFRVLRKPQEFVNRTPETVFIFWGPPNKMQKPQGSILRVIQRAGLAFPNMEAYAVSPARMQQFDDLFRGETGKDREKSHSWLSTGFFTMVIAVELCDHVHVYGMVPPDYCSGPACSACHTTTMSPRGPMSVSPTSRTSTAVRAITTASSPRRGSSHPGPNSTASPSLTPPGPSHPICAVSERCRQSGSGSTIDHGHLPASLG; from the exons aTGGCTTGCTCGAGGCCCCCCAGCCA GTGTGACCCCACCACCTTGCCCCCCGGGCCACCTGCAGGACGCTGGCCCCTACCCCTCAGCAGACGCCGGAGAGAGATGAGTAGCAACAAA gagCAGCGGTCAGCAGTGTTTGTGGTCCTCTTTGCCCTCATCACCATCCTCATCCTCTACAGCTCCAACAGTGCCAACGAGGTCTTCCACTACGGCTCCCTGAGGGGCCGCATGCGTCGGCCCGTCAACCTCAAGAAGTGGAGTTTCTCCAACGCCTACTTTCCTATCCTGGGAAACAAG ACGCTGCCCTCCCGGTGCAACCAGTGCGTGATTGTAACCAGCTCCAGCCACCTGCTGGGCACCAAACTGGGCCCTGAGATTGAGCGGGCCGAGTGTACCATCCGCATGAATGATGCTCCCACCACTGGCTACTCGGCCGACGTCGGCAACAAAACCACCTTCCGCATAGTGGCCCATTCCAGTGTGTTCCGTGTGCTGAGGAAGCCCCAGGAATTCGTCAACCGAACCCCTGAGACGGTGTTCATCTTCTGGGGCCCCCCAAACAAGATGCAGAAGCCACAGGGCAGCATCCTGCGAGTTATCCAGCGGGCGGGCCTTGCGTTCCCTAACATGGAGGCCTACGCCGTCTCTCCCGCCCGCATGCAGCAGTTTGACGACCTCTTCCGGGGTGAGACGGGCAAGGACAG GGAAAAATCCCATTCCTGGTTGAGCACGGGCTTTTTTACCATGGTGATTGCGGTGGAGTTGTGTGACCATGTGCACGTGTACGGCATGGTCCCTCCCGACTACTGCAG CGGCCCCGCCTGCAGCGCATGCCATACCACTACTATGAGCCCAAGGGGCCCGATGAGTGTGTCACCTACATCCAGAACGAGCACAGCCGTAAGGGCAATCACCACCGCTTCATCACCGAGAAGAGGGTCTTCTCATCCTGGGCCCAACTCTACGGCATCACCTTCTCTCACCCCTCCTGGACCTAGCCATCCCATCTGTGCAGTCTCGGAGAGATGCAGGCAAAGTGGCTCTGGTTCAACCATTGACCATGGCCATCTTCCAGCCAGTCTGGGCTGA
- the St6galnac6 gene encoding alpha-N-acetylgalactosaminide alpha-2,6-sialyltransferase 6 isoform X3: MSSNKEQRSAVFVVLFALITILILYSSNSANEVFHYGSLRGRMRRPVNLKKWSFSNAYFPILGNKTLPSRCNQCVIVTSSSHLLGTKLGPEIERAECTIRMNDAPTTGYSADVGNKTTFRIVAHSSVFRVLRKPQEFVNRTPETVFIFWGPPNKMQKPQGSILRVIQRAGLAFPNMEAYAVSPARMQQFDDLFRGETGKDREKSHSWLSTGFFTMVIAVELCDHVHVYGMVPPDYCSGPACSACHTTTMSPRGPMSVSPTSRTSTAVRAITTASSPRRGSSHPGPNSTASPSLTPPGPSHPICAVSERCRQSGSGSTIDHGHLPASLG, encoded by the exons ATGAGTAGCAACAAA gagCAGCGGTCAGCAGTGTTTGTGGTCCTCTTTGCCCTCATCACCATCCTCATCCTCTACAGCTCCAACAGTGCCAACGAGGTCTTCCACTACGGCTCCCTGAGGGGCCGCATGCGTCGGCCCGTCAACCTCAAGAAGTGGAGTTTCTCCAACGCCTACTTTCCTATCCTGGGAAACAAG ACGCTGCCCTCCCGGTGCAACCAGTGCGTGATTGTAACCAGCTCCAGCCACCTGCTGGGCACCAAACTGGGCCCTGAGATTGAGCGGGCCGAGTGTACCATCCGCATGAATGATGCTCCCACCACTGGCTACTCGGCCGACGTCGGCAACAAAACCACCTTCCGCATAGTGGCCCATTCCAGTGTGTTCCGTGTGCTGAGGAAGCCCCAGGAATTCGTCAACCGAACCCCTGAGACGGTGTTCATCTTCTGGGGCCCCCCAAACAAGATGCAGAAGCCACAGGGCAGCATCCTGCGAGTTATCCAGCGGGCGGGCCTTGCGTTCCCTAACATGGAGGCCTACGCCGTCTCTCCCGCCCGCATGCAGCAGTTTGACGACCTCTTCCGGGGTGAGACGGGCAAGGACAG GGAAAAATCCCATTCCTGGTTGAGCACGGGCTTTTTTACCATGGTGATTGCGGTGGAGTTGTGTGACCATGTGCACGTGTACGGCATGGTCCCTCCCGACTACTGCAG CGGCCCCGCCTGCAGCGCATGCCATACCACTACTATGAGCCCAAGGGGCCCGATGAGTGTGTCACCTACATCCAGAACGAGCACAGCCGTAAGGGCAATCACCACCGCTTCATCACCGAGAAGAGGGTCTTCTCATCCTGGGCCCAACTCTACGGCATCACCTTCTCTCACCCCTCCTGGACCTAGCCATCCCATCTGTGCAGTCTCGGAGAGATGCAGGCAAAGTGGCTCTGGTTCAACCATTGACCATGGCCATCTTCCAGCCAGTCTGGGCTGA
- the St6galnac6 gene encoding alpha-N-acetylgalactosaminide alpha-2,6-sialyltransferase 6 isoform X2: MACSRPPSQCDPTTLPPGPPAGRWPLPLSRRRREMSSNKEQRSAVFVVLFALITILILYSSNSANEVFHYGSLRGRMRRPVNLKKWSFSNAYFPILGNKTLPSRCNQCVIVTSSSHLLGTKLGPEIERAECTIRMNDAPTTGYSADVGNKTTFRIVAHSSVFRVLRKPQEFVNRTPETVFIFWGPPNKMQKPQGSILRVIQRAGLAFPNMEAYAVSPARMQQFDDLFRGETGKDREKSHSWLSTGFFTMVIAVELCDHVHVYGMVPPDYCSQRPRLQRMPYHYYEPKGPDECVTYIQNEHSRKGNHHRFITEKRVFSSWAQLYGITFSHPSWT; this comes from the exons aTGGCTTGCTCGAGGCCCCCCAGCCA GTGTGACCCCACCACCTTGCCCCCCGGGCCACCTGCAGGACGCTGGCCCCTACCCCTCAGCAGACGCCGGAGAGAGATGAGTAGCAACAAA gagCAGCGGTCAGCAGTGTTTGTGGTCCTCTTTGCCCTCATCACCATCCTCATCCTCTACAGCTCCAACAGTGCCAACGAGGTCTTCCACTACGGCTCCCTGAGGGGCCGCATGCGTCGGCCCGTCAACCTCAAGAAGTGGAGTTTCTCCAACGCCTACTTTCCTATCCTGGGAAACAAG ACGCTGCCCTCCCGGTGCAACCAGTGCGTGATTGTAACCAGCTCCAGCCACCTGCTGGGCACCAAACTGGGCCCTGAGATTGAGCGGGCCGAGTGTACCATCCGCATGAATGATGCTCCCACCACTGGCTACTCGGCCGACGTCGGCAACAAAACCACCTTCCGCATAGTGGCCCATTCCAGTGTGTTCCGTGTGCTGAGGAAGCCCCAGGAATTCGTCAACCGAACCCCTGAGACGGTGTTCATCTTCTGGGGCCCCCCAAACAAGATGCAGAAGCCACAGGGCAGCATCCTGCGAGTTATCCAGCGGGCGGGCCTTGCGTTCCCTAACATGGAGGCCTACGCCGTCTCTCCCGCCCGCATGCAGCAGTTTGACGACCTCTTCCGGGGTGAGACGGGCAAGGACAG GGAAAAATCCCATTCCTGGTTGAGCACGGGCTTTTTTACCATGGTGATTGCGGTGGAGTTGTGTGACCATGTGCACGTGTACGGCATGGTCCCTCCCGACTACTGCAG CCAGCGGCCCCGCCTGCAGCGCATGCCATACCACTACTATGAGCCCAAGGGGCCCGATGAGTGTGTCACCTACATCCAGAACGAGCACAGCCGTAAGGGCAATCACCACCGCTTCATCACCGAGAAGAGGGTCTTCTCATCCTGGGCCCAACTCTACGGCATCACCTTCTCTCACCCCTCCTGGACCTAG
- the St6galnac6 gene encoding alpha-N-acetylgalactosaminide alpha-2,6-sialyltransferase 6 isoform X4, with translation MACSRPPSQCDPTTLPPGPPAGRWPLPLSRRRREMSSNKEQRSAVFVVLFALITILILYSSNSANEVFHYGSLRGRMRRPVNLKKWSFSNAYFPILGNKTLPSRCNQCVIVTSSSHLLGTKLGPEIERAECTIRMNDAPTTGYSADVGNKTTFRIVAHSSVFRVLRKPQEFVNRTPETVFIFWGPPNKMQKPQGSILRVIQRAGLAFPNMEAYAVSPARMQQFDDLFRGETGKDREKSHSWLSTGFFTMVIAVELCDHVHVYGMVPPDYCRCLPCPRCP, from the exons aTGGCTTGCTCGAGGCCCCCCAGCCA GTGTGACCCCACCACCTTGCCCCCCGGGCCACCTGCAGGACGCTGGCCCCTACCCCTCAGCAGACGCCGGAGAGAGATGAGTAGCAACAAA gagCAGCGGTCAGCAGTGTTTGTGGTCCTCTTTGCCCTCATCACCATCCTCATCCTCTACAGCTCCAACAGTGCCAACGAGGTCTTCCACTACGGCTCCCTGAGGGGCCGCATGCGTCGGCCCGTCAACCTCAAGAAGTGGAGTTTCTCCAACGCCTACTTTCCTATCCTGGGAAACAAG ACGCTGCCCTCCCGGTGCAACCAGTGCGTGATTGTAACCAGCTCCAGCCACCTGCTGGGCACCAAACTGGGCCCTGAGATTGAGCGGGCCGAGTGTACCATCCGCATGAATGATGCTCCCACCACTGGCTACTCGGCCGACGTCGGCAACAAAACCACCTTCCGCATAGTGGCCCATTCCAGTGTGTTCCGTGTGCTGAGGAAGCCCCAGGAATTCGTCAACCGAACCCCTGAGACGGTGTTCATCTTCTGGGGCCCCCCAAACAAGATGCAGAAGCCACAGGGCAGCATCCTGCGAGTTATCCAGCGGGCGGGCCTTGCGTTCCCTAACATGGAGGCCTACGCCGTCTCTCCCGCCCGCATGCAGCAGTTTGACGACCTCTTCCGGGGTGAGACGGGCAAGGACAG GGAAAAATCCCATTCCTGGTTGAGCACGGGCTTTTTTACCATGGTGATTGCGGTGGAGTTGTGTGACCATGTGCACGTGTACGGCATGGTCCCTCCCGACTACTGCAG GTGCCTGCCTTGTCCCCGGTGCCCCTGA
- the St6galnac4 gene encoding alpha-N-acetyl-neuraminyl-2,3-beta-galactosyl-1,3-N-acetyl-galactosaminide alpha-2,6-sialyltransferase, giving the protein MKAQGRLLLLVLCTLTFSAVYILLCCWACLPLCLAACQDRPLPVAPRPTVPGPLHFSGYSSVPDGKPLIRELCHSCAVVSSSGQMLGSGLGAQIDGAECVLRMNQAPTVGFEEDVGQRSTLRVISHTSVPLLLRNYSHYFQQAQDTLYVVWGQGRHMDRMLGGRTYRTLLQLTRMYPGLQVYTFTERMMAYCDQIFQEETGKNRRQSGSFLSTGWFTMILALELCEEIVVYGMVSESYCSEKSGPSVPYHYFEKGRLDECQMYLLHEQAPRSAHRFITEKAVFSRWAKKRPIVFAHPSWRAE; this is encoded by the exons ATGAAGGCCCAG GGCCGCCTTCTGCTCCTCGTACTGTGTACCTTGACGTTCTCCGCTGTCTACATCCTCCTGTGCTGCTGGGCCTGCCTGcccctctgcctggcagcctgcCAGGACCGCCCCCTCCCTGTGGCACCCAGACCCACTGTGCCAGGGCCCCTGCACTTCAGTGGCTACAGCAGCGTGCCAGATGGGAAG CCCCTTATCCGAGAGCTTTGCCACAGCTGTGCCGTGGTTTCCAGCTCTGGCCAGATGCTGGGTTCAGGCCTGGGTGCCCAGATCGACGGTGCTGAGTGTGTACTACGCATGAACCAGGCGCCCACCGTGGGCTTTGAGGAGGACGTGGGCCAGCGCAGCACCTTGCGTGTGATCTCGCACACGAGCGTGCCGCTGCTTCTGCGCAACTACTCGCACTATTTCCAGCAGGCCCAAGACACGCTCTATGTGGTGTGGGGCCAGGGCAGGCACATGGACCGGATGCTGGGTGGCCGCACCTACCGCACGTTGCTGCAGCTCACCAGAATGTACCCGGGCCTGCAGGTGTACACCTTCACTGAGCGCATGATGGCCTACTGTGACCAGATCTTCCAAGAGGAGACGGGCAAGAACCG GAGGCAGTCAGgctccttcctcagcactggTTGGTTCACTATGATCCTGGCCCTGGAGCTGTGTGAGGAGATCGTGGTCTACGGGATGGTCAGTGAGAGCTACTGCAG TGAGAAGAGCGGCCCCTCGGTGCCTTACCACTACTTTGAAAAGGGCCGGCTGGACGAGTGTCAGATGTACCTTTTGCATGAGCAGGCGCCACGGAGTGCCCATCGCTTCATTACCGAGAAGGCTGTGTTCTCCCGCTGGGCCAAGAAGAGACCCATCGTGTTCGCCCACCCGTCCTGGAGGGCCGAGTAG